In a genomic window of Epinephelus fuscoguttatus linkage group LG23, E.fuscoguttatus.final_Chr_v1:
- the LOC125883926 gene encoding NACHT, LRR and PYD domains-containing protein 12-like isoform X1 gives MSLSEKNVEGVTPSKTKRPWKPKGDPKEISEESSGLSVLLQKAELETIFTRLEAIIVTFVKKELKRFQKAVSTDHPEILETSYEEGMYGVGQDEEQKRSKEAFLKITQHFLRNMHQNDLADYLQKKIAMCQRQLKSNLKQKCQRLNEGDGNPNLLNDIYTELYITARDDGGANKQKDTSLECVDIFKPLPGRDQPNRTVMTCGVSGIGKTVSTQKFILDWAEGHSNQDIEFTFPFTFQELNLVKDKKYSLVRLVHDFFRETKEAEIYRFDSFRVLFIFDGLDECRLPLDFGNNEIVTNVTELTSVDVLLTNLIRGTLLPSARLWITTRPAAANRIPREFVDMVTEVRGFTDPQKEEYFRRRFRDEEMASRIIAHIKGSRMLCVLCHVPLFCSMVSEVFAHILTTTERGELPRTLTEFYIRFLLVQSKVMHSKYYMNDDIPQHEYPVWNKTTKKMILSLGKLAFEQLEKGNLIFYEEDLHKCGIDIQEASVFSGVFTEIFREERGLFREKIFSFVHLSIQEFLAALHVFLTFNNSGVNLLSNMPATSWWPVKLRHKPAAKDFYQRAVDMALKSPNGHLDLFLRFLLGLSLETNQALLQGLLKPTRNNPKTIKETVQYIKEKICENPSPERGINLFHCLNELNDHSLHEGVQEHLRRGNLSTDQLSPAQWSALVFILLSSEEELDVFDLKKYSASEEGLLRLLPVVKASSTSLLNGCQLTERSCEALASVLSSRSSNLKELDLSNNDLEDSGLELLAVGLQSPHCDLETLRLNGCQLTERSCKALAAVLSSRSSNLKELDLSNNDLADSGAELLAVALQSPHCRLETLRLNGCKLTERSCEALASVLSSPSNNLKELDLSNNDLEVSGAELLAVGLQNPHCGLKTLRTPSVTVLKRYVRNSEIQSLLDLIYNNRRDSGVKLLSVGLQSSNCRLKTLRLNGCNLTAGSCNTLASVLSSPSYSLRELDLSGNDLEDSGVELLSAGLKSPNCSLETLRLSGCLVTVKGCTALVSALSENPYHLRELDLSYNHPGDSGVKLLHTALDDPTWRLDTLRVDHGGEKRLRFGRRKWPSGKVKLGTLASAVDSSDWTELEPVVNTTDEDQTYSLQSDAGRFECSVSALRWVCKEKVSFKYQFCSWEELGERPSCMDYMPAGPLLDITVTAGKLEEVHLPHWVCVDQNSKMSDMFVVLHMDTCGDVLEQVSEVTSSHVKLVQPVFSPRMVMIRKIFRLPVKLFYDVLIFMKIQDALTLHVYLVPPDPALQKEVEKQQNSCGSTKILKPGPDKSMQLGSNFSLTTDKADAKIQPSTRELRNDGRNLFEVFIRNADSDFTLKLESEQNTVWTCSIYKEDYQSQSTDHKQAASGQHFVDRHRTALIERVYETVAILDELLDRELISKASYDAVTALKTTRDQMRDIHRFVTAAGNKGKDALYEILKGMKSMRPLISELEGSR, from the exons ATGAGTCTGTCGGAAAAGAACGTGGAGGGAGTAACTCCCTCTAAAACCAAGAGGCCATGGAAACCTAAAGG AGACCCCAAGGAGATTTCAGAGGAATCCAGTGGTCTGTCTGTCTTGCTTCAGAAAGCAGAGCTGGAAACTATATTTACG CGGCTTGAGGCAATCATTGTCACTTttgtgaagaaggagctgaagAGATTCCAGAAGGCAGTGAGTACAGATCACCCAGAAATCTTAGAGACTTCTTATGAAGAGGGGATGTATGGTGTAGGTCAAGATGAAGAGCAGAAGAGGAGCAAAGAGGCCTTTCTGAAGATCACACAGCACTTCCTGAGGAATATGCATCAAAACGATCTGGCTGACTATCTGCAAAAAA AAATCGCCATGTGCCAGCGTCAACTCAAGTCTAATCTGAAGCAAAAATGTCAGCGTTTGAATGAGGGGGATGGAAACCCAAATCTTCTAAATGACATCTACACAGAGCTCTACATTACAGCGCGAGACGATGGAGGagccaacaaacaaaaagacacatcACTCGAATGTGTGGACATCTTTAAACCCTTACCTGGAAGGGATCAGCCAAACCGAACGGTGATGACATGTGGAGTTTCTGGCATTGGGAAAACAGTTTCAACTCAGAAGTTTATTCTGGACTGGGCTGAAGGCCACTCCAACCAGGACATAGAATTCACATTTCCGTTCACTTTCCAGGAGCTGAACTTGGTAAAAGACAAAAAGTACAGCTTGGTGAGACTTGTGCATGATTTCTTCAGGGAAACCAAGGAAGCAGAAATCTACAGATTTGACAGTTTCCGTGTTCTGTTCATCTTCGACGGTCTGGATGAGTGTCGACTTCCTTTGGACTTCGGCAACAATGAGATTGTGACCAATGTGACAGAGTTGACCTCAGTGGATGTGCTGCTGACAAACCTGATCAGAGGGACGCTGCTTCCCTCTGCTCGCCTCTGGATAACCACACGACCAGCAGCAGCCAATCGGATCCCTCGAGAGTTTGTTGACATGGTGACAGAGGTGAGAGGGTTCACCGATCCACAAAAGGAAGAGTACTTCAGGAGGAGATTCAGAGATGAGGAGATGGCCAGCAGAATCATTGCCCACATCAAGGGTTCACGGATGCTTTGCGTCCTGTGCCACGTTCCACTCTTCTGCTCCATGGTTTCTGAAGTTTTTGCGCATATTTTGACAACCACAGAAAGGGGAGAGCTGCCCAGGACTCTGACTGAGTTTTATATCCGCTTCCTGTTGGTTCAGTCTAAAGTGATGCACTCCAAGTATTATATGAATGATGACATACCCCAACATGAATACCCTGTCTggaacaaaacaacaaagaagatgATTCTGTCTCTTGGAAAACTGGCTTTTGAGCAGCTGGAGAAAGGCAACTTGATCTTCTATGAAGAAGACCTGCACAAGTGTGGCATTGATATCCAAGAAGCCTCTGTGTTCTCAGGTGTGTTCACAGAGATCTTTCGAGAGGAGAGAGGGCTGTTCCGGGAAAAGATTTTCAGCTTTGTCCATCTGAGCATTCAGGAGTTTCTAGCTGCTCTTCACGTCTTCTTGACCTTCAACAACTCTGGTGTCAATCTTTTGTCCAACATGCCAGCCACCTCTTGGTGGCCTGTGAAACTCCGGCACAAACCTGCTGCAAAAGACTTCTACCAGAGAGCTGTGGACATGGCCTTAAAGTCTCCAAATGGACATCTGGACTTGTTTCTTCGCTTCCTTTTGGGGCTTTCACTGGAGACCAATCAGGCTCTCCTCCAAGGTCTGCTGAAACCAACTAGAAATAACCCAAAGACAATAAAGGAAACAGTCCAGTACATCAAGGAGAAAATCTGCGAGAATCCCTCCCCAGAGAGaggcattaatctgtttcactGCTTGAATGAGCTGAATGACCATTCTCTGCATGAGGGCGTCCAAGAGCATTTGAGACGAGGGAATCTCTCCACAGACCAACTCTCCCCTGCTCAGTGGTCAGCTCTGGTCTTCATCTTACTGTCATCAGAAGAAGAGCTGGATGTGTTTGACCTGAAGAAATACTCTGCTTCAGAGGAGGgtctgctgaggctgctgccggTGGTCAAAGCCTCCAGTACATCACT GTTAAATGGCTGTCAGCTGACAGAGAGAAGCTGCGAGGCTTTGGcctcagttctcagctcccGATCCAGTAATCTGAAAGAGCTTGACCTGAGTAACAACGACCTGGAGGATTCAGGATTGGAGCTGCTCGCTGTTGGACTGCAGAGCCCACACTGTGACCTCGAAACTCTCAG GTTGAATGGCTGTCAGCTGACAGAGAGAAGCTGCAAAGCTTTGGCTGCAGTTCTCAGCTCCCGATCCAGTAATCTGAAGGAGCTTGACTTGAGTAACAACGACCTGGCGGATTCAGGAGCGGAGCTGCTCGCTGTTGCACTGCAGAGTCCGCACTGTAGACTTGAAACTCTCAG GTTGAATGGCTGTAAGCTGacagagagaagctgtgaagctttggcctcagttctcagctcccCGTCCAATAATCTGAAAGAGCTTGACCTGAGTAACAACGACCTGGAGGTGTCAGGAGCGGAGCTGCTCGCTGTTGGACTGCAGAATCCACACTGTGGACTCAAAACTCTCAG AACCCCAAGTGTCACCGTTCTTAAACGGTATGTCAGGAACTCTGAGATCCAATCCCTGCTTGACCTGATTTACAACAACCGGagggattcaggagtgaagctgctcTCTGTTGGACTGCAGAGTTCAAACTGTAGACTCAAAACTCTCAG GTTGAATGGCTGTAACCTGACAGCGGGAAGCTGTAACACTCTAGCATCAGTTTTGAGCTCCCCGTCATACagtctgagagagctggacctgagtggCAATGACCTGGAGGATTCCGGAGTGGAGCTCCTCTCTGCCGGACTGAAGAGTCCAAACTGTAGCCTTGAAACTCTCAG ACTGTCAGGCTGTCTGGTCACAGTGAAAGGTTGTACTGCACTGGTCTCTGCCCTGAGTGAAAACCCCTACCATCTAAGAGAGCTGGATCTGAGTTACAATCACCCAGGAGATTCAGGAGTAAAGCTGCTCCATACTGCACTAGACGATCCAACCTGGAGACTGGACACTCTCAG GGTTGACCATGGTGGAGAAAAGAGGCTGAGATTTGGCAGGAGAAAGT GGCCCTCTGGAAAGGTGAAGCTTGGAACCCTTGCAAGTGCAGTg GACTCCAGTGACTGGACCGAACTTGAACCTGTGGTCAACACAACTGATGAGGATCAAACCTAtag CCTCCAGTCTGATGCAGGTCGCTTTGAATGCAGCGTGTCTGCCCTGCGCTGGGTTTGTAAAGAAAAGGTCAGCTTCAAATACCAGTTCTGCTCATGGGAGGAACTCGGGGAGAGGCCTTCATGCATGGATTACATGCCAGCAGGACCCCTACTGGACATCACAGTCACAGCTGGGAAGTTGGAGGAGGTGCATCTGCCACACTGGGTCTGTGTAG ATCAGAACTCCAAAATGTCAGACATGTTTGTAGTTCTGCACATGGATACCTGTGGAGATGTTTTGGAACAAGTGTCTGAAGTGACATCGTCCCACGTCAAGTTAGTCCAGCCAGTCTTCTCTCCACGAATGGTCATGATCCGGAAGATATTCCGCTTGCCTGTCAAACTTTTCTACGACGTGTTGATATTCATGAAAATCCAAGATGCCCTTACATTGCATGTTTACCTGGTGCCACCCGATCCTGCTCTGCAAAAG gaagtggaaaaacagcaaaactccTGTGGATCCACAAAGATCCTAAAACCAGGCCCAGACAAGTCCATGCAGTTGGGAAGTAATTTCTCCCTCACAACAGACAAGGCGGATGCAAAAATTCAACCCAGC ACACGGGAGCTCAGAAATGATGGCAGAAATTTATTTGAGGTGTTCATCAGAAATGCAGACAGCGACTTCACCCTCAAGCTTGAGAGTGAGCAAAACACTGTCTGGACCTGTTCCATTTACAAAG agGACTACCAAAGTCAGAGCACTGATCATAAGCAAg CTGCCTCAGGTCAACATTTCGTGGATCGCCATCGGACAGCTCTGATTGAGAGAGTGTATGAAACAGTAGCCATCCTGGACGAGCTCTTGGATAGAGAGTTGATCTCAAAGGCGAGCTATGATGCTGTGACAGCTTTAAAAACCACACGAGACCAGATGAGGGACATTCACAGGTTTGTGACTGCAGCTGGAAACAAGGGCAAAGACGCACTTTATGAAATCCTAAAAGGGATGAAGAGTATGAGGCCTCTCATTTCTGAGCTTGAGGGATCTCGGTGA
- the LOC125883926 gene encoding NACHT, LRR and PYD domains-containing protein 12-like isoform X2 has protein sequence MSLSEKNVEGVTPSKTKRPWKPKGDPKEISEESSGLSVLLQKAELETIFTRLEAIIVTFVKKELKRFQKAVSTDHPEILETSYEEGMYGVGQDEEQKRSKEAFLKITQHFLRNMHQNDLADYLQKKIAMCQRQLKSNLKQKCQRLNEGDGNPNLLNDIYTELYITARDDGGANKQKDTSLECVDIFKPLPGRDQPNRTVMTCGVSGIGKTVSTQKFILDWAEGHSNQDIEFTFPFTFQELNLVKDKKYSLVRLVHDFFRETKEAEIYRFDSFRVLFIFDGLDECRLPLDFGNNEIVTNVTELTSVDVLLTNLIRGTLLPSARLWITTRPAAANRIPREFVDMVTEVRGFTDPQKEEYFRRRFRDEEMASRIIAHIKGSRMLCVLCHVPLFCSMVSEVFAHILTTTERGELPRTLTEFYIRFLLVQSKVMHSKYYMNDDIPQHEYPVWNKTTKKMILSLGKLAFEQLEKGNLIFYEEDLHKCGIDIQEASVFSGVFTEIFREERGLFREKIFSFVHLSIQEFLAALHVFLTFNNSGVNLLSNMPATSWWPVKLRHKPAAKDFYQRAVDMALKSPNGHLDLFLRFLLGLSLETNQALLQGLLKPTRNNPKTIKETVQYIKEKICENPSPERGINLFHCLNELNDHSLHEGVQEHLRRGNLSTDQLSPAQWSALVFILLSSEEELDVFDLKKYSASEEGLLRLLPVVKASSTSLLNGCQLTERSCEALASVLSSRSSNLKELDLSNNDLEDSGLELLAVGLQSPHCDLETLRLNGCQLTERSCKALAAVLSSRSSNLKELDLSNNDLADSGAELLAVALQSPHCRLETLRLNGCKLTERSCEALASVLSSPSNNLKELDLSNNDLEVSGAELLAVGLQNPHCGLKTLRLNGCNLTAGSCNTLASVLSSPSYSLRELDLSGNDLEDSGVELLSAGLKSPNCSLETLRLSGCLVTVKGCTALVSALSENPYHLRELDLSYNHPGDSGVKLLHTALDDPTWRLDTLRVDHGGEKRLRFGRRKWPSGKVKLGTLASAVDSSDWTELEPVVNTTDEDQTYSLQSDAGRFECSVSALRWVCKEKVSFKYQFCSWEELGERPSCMDYMPAGPLLDITVTAGKLEEVHLPHWVCVDQNSKMSDMFVVLHMDTCGDVLEQVSEVTSSHVKLVQPVFSPRMVMIRKIFRLPVKLFYDVLIFMKIQDALTLHVYLVPPDPALQKEVEKQQNSCGSTKILKPGPDKSMQLGSNFSLTTDKADAKIQPSTRELRNDGRNLFEVFIRNADSDFTLKLESEQNTVWTCSIYKEDYQSQSTDHKQAASGQHFVDRHRTALIERVYETVAILDELLDRELISKASYDAVTALKTTRDQMRDIHRFVTAAGNKGKDALYEILKGMKSMRPLISELEGSR, from the exons ATGAGTCTGTCGGAAAAGAACGTGGAGGGAGTAACTCCCTCTAAAACCAAGAGGCCATGGAAACCTAAAGG AGACCCCAAGGAGATTTCAGAGGAATCCAGTGGTCTGTCTGTCTTGCTTCAGAAAGCAGAGCTGGAAACTATATTTACG CGGCTTGAGGCAATCATTGTCACTTttgtgaagaaggagctgaagAGATTCCAGAAGGCAGTGAGTACAGATCACCCAGAAATCTTAGAGACTTCTTATGAAGAGGGGATGTATGGTGTAGGTCAAGATGAAGAGCAGAAGAGGAGCAAAGAGGCCTTTCTGAAGATCACACAGCACTTCCTGAGGAATATGCATCAAAACGATCTGGCTGACTATCTGCAAAAAA AAATCGCCATGTGCCAGCGTCAACTCAAGTCTAATCTGAAGCAAAAATGTCAGCGTTTGAATGAGGGGGATGGAAACCCAAATCTTCTAAATGACATCTACACAGAGCTCTACATTACAGCGCGAGACGATGGAGGagccaacaaacaaaaagacacatcACTCGAATGTGTGGACATCTTTAAACCCTTACCTGGAAGGGATCAGCCAAACCGAACGGTGATGACATGTGGAGTTTCTGGCATTGGGAAAACAGTTTCAACTCAGAAGTTTATTCTGGACTGGGCTGAAGGCCACTCCAACCAGGACATAGAATTCACATTTCCGTTCACTTTCCAGGAGCTGAACTTGGTAAAAGACAAAAAGTACAGCTTGGTGAGACTTGTGCATGATTTCTTCAGGGAAACCAAGGAAGCAGAAATCTACAGATTTGACAGTTTCCGTGTTCTGTTCATCTTCGACGGTCTGGATGAGTGTCGACTTCCTTTGGACTTCGGCAACAATGAGATTGTGACCAATGTGACAGAGTTGACCTCAGTGGATGTGCTGCTGACAAACCTGATCAGAGGGACGCTGCTTCCCTCTGCTCGCCTCTGGATAACCACACGACCAGCAGCAGCCAATCGGATCCCTCGAGAGTTTGTTGACATGGTGACAGAGGTGAGAGGGTTCACCGATCCACAAAAGGAAGAGTACTTCAGGAGGAGATTCAGAGATGAGGAGATGGCCAGCAGAATCATTGCCCACATCAAGGGTTCACGGATGCTTTGCGTCCTGTGCCACGTTCCACTCTTCTGCTCCATGGTTTCTGAAGTTTTTGCGCATATTTTGACAACCACAGAAAGGGGAGAGCTGCCCAGGACTCTGACTGAGTTTTATATCCGCTTCCTGTTGGTTCAGTCTAAAGTGATGCACTCCAAGTATTATATGAATGATGACATACCCCAACATGAATACCCTGTCTggaacaaaacaacaaagaagatgATTCTGTCTCTTGGAAAACTGGCTTTTGAGCAGCTGGAGAAAGGCAACTTGATCTTCTATGAAGAAGACCTGCACAAGTGTGGCATTGATATCCAAGAAGCCTCTGTGTTCTCAGGTGTGTTCACAGAGATCTTTCGAGAGGAGAGAGGGCTGTTCCGGGAAAAGATTTTCAGCTTTGTCCATCTGAGCATTCAGGAGTTTCTAGCTGCTCTTCACGTCTTCTTGACCTTCAACAACTCTGGTGTCAATCTTTTGTCCAACATGCCAGCCACCTCTTGGTGGCCTGTGAAACTCCGGCACAAACCTGCTGCAAAAGACTTCTACCAGAGAGCTGTGGACATGGCCTTAAAGTCTCCAAATGGACATCTGGACTTGTTTCTTCGCTTCCTTTTGGGGCTTTCACTGGAGACCAATCAGGCTCTCCTCCAAGGTCTGCTGAAACCAACTAGAAATAACCCAAAGACAATAAAGGAAACAGTCCAGTACATCAAGGAGAAAATCTGCGAGAATCCCTCCCCAGAGAGaggcattaatctgtttcactGCTTGAATGAGCTGAATGACCATTCTCTGCATGAGGGCGTCCAAGAGCATTTGAGACGAGGGAATCTCTCCACAGACCAACTCTCCCCTGCTCAGTGGTCAGCTCTGGTCTTCATCTTACTGTCATCAGAAGAAGAGCTGGATGTGTTTGACCTGAAGAAATACTCTGCTTCAGAGGAGGgtctgctgaggctgctgccggTGGTCAAAGCCTCCAGTACATCACT GTTAAATGGCTGTCAGCTGACAGAGAGAAGCTGCGAGGCTTTGGcctcagttctcagctcccGATCCAGTAATCTGAAAGAGCTTGACCTGAGTAACAACGACCTGGAGGATTCAGGATTGGAGCTGCTCGCTGTTGGACTGCAGAGCCCACACTGTGACCTCGAAACTCTCAG GTTGAATGGCTGTCAGCTGACAGAGAGAAGCTGCAAAGCTTTGGCTGCAGTTCTCAGCTCCCGATCCAGTAATCTGAAGGAGCTTGACTTGAGTAACAACGACCTGGCGGATTCAGGAGCGGAGCTGCTCGCTGTTGCACTGCAGAGTCCGCACTGTAGACTTGAAACTCTCAG GTTGAATGGCTGTAAGCTGacagagagaagctgtgaagctttggcctcagttctcagctcccCGTCCAATAATCTGAAAGAGCTTGACCTGAGTAACAACGACCTGGAGGTGTCAGGAGCGGAGCTGCTCGCTGTTGGACTGCAGAATCCACACTGTGGACTCAAAACTCTCAG GTTGAATGGCTGTAACCTGACAGCGGGAAGCTGTAACACTCTAGCATCAGTTTTGAGCTCCCCGTCATACagtctgagagagctggacctgagtggCAATGACCTGGAGGATTCCGGAGTGGAGCTCCTCTCTGCCGGACTGAAGAGTCCAAACTGTAGCCTTGAAACTCTCAG ACTGTCAGGCTGTCTGGTCACAGTGAAAGGTTGTACTGCACTGGTCTCTGCCCTGAGTGAAAACCCCTACCATCTAAGAGAGCTGGATCTGAGTTACAATCACCCAGGAGATTCAGGAGTAAAGCTGCTCCATACTGCACTAGACGATCCAACCTGGAGACTGGACACTCTCAG GGTTGACCATGGTGGAGAAAAGAGGCTGAGATTTGGCAGGAGAAAGT GGCCCTCTGGAAAGGTGAAGCTTGGAACCCTTGCAAGTGCAGTg GACTCCAGTGACTGGACCGAACTTGAACCTGTGGTCAACACAACTGATGAGGATCAAACCTAtag CCTCCAGTCTGATGCAGGTCGCTTTGAATGCAGCGTGTCTGCCCTGCGCTGGGTTTGTAAAGAAAAGGTCAGCTTCAAATACCAGTTCTGCTCATGGGAGGAACTCGGGGAGAGGCCTTCATGCATGGATTACATGCCAGCAGGACCCCTACTGGACATCACAGTCACAGCTGGGAAGTTGGAGGAGGTGCATCTGCCACACTGGGTCTGTGTAG ATCAGAACTCCAAAATGTCAGACATGTTTGTAGTTCTGCACATGGATACCTGTGGAGATGTTTTGGAACAAGTGTCTGAAGTGACATCGTCCCACGTCAAGTTAGTCCAGCCAGTCTTCTCTCCACGAATGGTCATGATCCGGAAGATATTCCGCTTGCCTGTCAAACTTTTCTACGACGTGTTGATATTCATGAAAATCCAAGATGCCCTTACATTGCATGTTTACCTGGTGCCACCCGATCCTGCTCTGCAAAAG gaagtggaaaaacagcaaaactccTGTGGATCCACAAAGATCCTAAAACCAGGCCCAGACAAGTCCATGCAGTTGGGAAGTAATTTCTCCCTCACAACAGACAAGGCGGATGCAAAAATTCAACCCAGC ACACGGGAGCTCAGAAATGATGGCAGAAATTTATTTGAGGTGTTCATCAGAAATGCAGACAGCGACTTCACCCTCAAGCTTGAGAGTGAGCAAAACACTGTCTGGACCTGTTCCATTTACAAAG agGACTACCAAAGTCAGAGCACTGATCATAAGCAAg CTGCCTCAGGTCAACATTTCGTGGATCGCCATCGGACAGCTCTGATTGAGAGAGTGTATGAAACAGTAGCCATCCTGGACGAGCTCTTGGATAGAGAGTTGATCTCAAAGGCGAGCTATGATGCTGTGACAGCTTTAAAAACCACACGAGACCAGATGAGGGACATTCACAGGTTTGTGACTGCAGCTGGAAACAAGGGCAAAGACGCACTTTATGAAATCCTAAAAGGGATGAAGAGTATGAGGCCTCTCATTTCTGAGCTTGAGGGATCTCGGTGA